A region from the Streptosporangium sp. NBC_01756 genome encodes:
- a CDS encoding chitinase, with protein sequence MKFRVISRSLVALAALVLAMVALPAQAASASAVFTKVSDWGSGFEGKYTITNGGTTTVNGWSVAFDLPSGASVGSFWDASLSRSGQRFTFTNVGWNGTLAPGASASFGFNGSPGGVTPANCTLNGSPCGGGTGNPGAPGTPGAVSATGGANSVALSWGASSGTVTGYRVYEGTTLKTTVTGTGATISGLGTCETHTYTVKAYNTVGESAGSSGSATTTGCPVSPLPKHFLTGYWHNFDNPAVELKLSAVPNEYDLVAVAFGESTATPGEVVFSVDPGLSSSLGGYTDAQFKADVQTLHSRGKKVILSVGGELGRVQVSGAAAATKFADTVYALMQSYGFDGVDIDLENGLNATYMGQALRALRAKAGTGLVITMAPQTIDMQSTGAEYFKLALNIKDILTVVHTQFYNSGSMLGCDQMAAYGQGTVNFMTALACIQLENGLRPDQVSLGLPAGPGAAGGGVVAPGLVNQALTCLATRTGCGSFVPPHAYPGIRGAMTWSVNWDASNNWNFSKTVKPHLATLP encoded by the coding sequence GTGAAGTTTCGCGTCATCTCTCGATCACTTGTCGCCTTGGCGGCTCTCGTCCTGGCGATGGTCGCACTCCCCGCCCAGGCCGCTTCGGCCTCCGCCGTCTTCACCAAGGTCTCCGACTGGGGCAGTGGTTTCGAGGGCAAGTACACGATCACCAATGGCGGTACGACCACGGTCAACGGCTGGTCGGTGGCGTTCGATCTGCCGTCGGGTGCGTCGGTCGGTTCCTTCTGGGACGCTTCGCTGAGCCGGAGCGGGCAGCGTTTCACTTTCACCAATGTCGGGTGGAACGGCACGCTGGCTCCGGGTGCGTCGGCGAGTTTCGGTTTCAACGGCAGTCCGGGTGGTGTCACCCCGGCCAACTGCACGCTCAACGGCAGTCCCTGCGGGGGCGGCACCGGTAATCCCGGCGCCCCCGGCACCCCCGGCGCGGTGTCGGCGACGGGCGGTGCGAACAGTGTCGCGCTGTCCTGGGGCGCGTCGAGCGGCACGGTCACCGGTTACCGCGTCTACGAGGGCACGACCCTGAAGACCACCGTCACCGGGACCGGCGCCACGATCTCCGGCCTGGGCACCTGCGAGACGCACACCTACACGGTCAAGGCGTACAACACCGTCGGTGAGTCGGCCGGCAGTTCGGGCAGCGCCACCACCACCGGCTGTCCCGTCAGCCCGTTGCCCAAGCACTTCCTCACCGGCTACTGGCACAACTTCGACAACCCCGCCGTCGAGCTCAAGCTGTCGGCGGTCCCCAACGAGTACGACCTGGTCGCGGTGGCCTTCGGCGAGTCCACCGCCACCCCCGGCGAGGTCGTCTTCAGCGTCGACCCCGGCCTGTCGTCCTCCCTCGGCGGCTACACCGACGCCCAGTTCAAGGCCGACGTGCAGACGCTCCACTCACGTGGCAAGAAGGTCATCCTCTCGGTCGGCGGCGAACTCGGTCGCGTGCAGGTGTCCGGCGCCGCCGCCGCGACGAAATTCGCCGACACCGTATACGCCCTGATGCAGAGCTACGGCTTCGACGGCGTGGACATCGACCTGGAGAACGGCCTCAACGCCACCTACATGGGCCAGGCGCTGCGGGCGCTGCGCGCCAAGGCGGGCACAGGACTGGTCATCACAATGGCTCCGCAGACCATCGACATGCAGTCCACCGGCGCGGAGTACTTCAAGCTCGCGCTGAACATCAAGGACATCCTCACCGTCGTCCACACCCAGTTCTACAACTCCGGCTCGATGCTCGGCTGCGACCAGATGGCCGCCTACGGGCAGGGCACGGTCAACTTCATGACCGCGCTGGCCTGCATCCAGCTGGAGAACGGCCTCCGTCCCGACCAGGTGTCGCTCGGTCTGCCGGCCGGACCCGGCGCGGCCGGCGGCGGAGTCGTCGCCCCCGGGCTGGTGAACCAGGCACTGACCTGCCTGGCCACCCGGACCGGCTGCGGCAGCTTCGTGCCGCCGCATGCCTACCCCGGGATCCGCGGCGCGATGACCTGGTCCGTCAACTGGGACGCCTCGAACAACTGGAACTTCTCCAAGACCGTCAAACCGCACCTCGCCACCCTGCCCTGA
- a CDS encoding YeiH family protein: MSTEGHRDAPVEPPTGPGDATVRTPAGPGDATAHTPAGPGEAAVRTPAGPADASGGGPGWALLGVLVVLLLGAGTRYLDKNVPGLLEGTALEDIGAAVEYPVYAIILGLAGNALLTASGLRDRLAAGFRTEFFIKTGLVLLGASINLKVIVTAAGPAIIQAIVLITTVFLFTWWLGGRFGLDDKLRALLSAAVSICGVSAAIAAAGAVQARREQLAYSASLVIAFALPSIFILPWLAGAFGLSPEVAGAWIGGNIDTTAAVTAAGAIVGDDALAVASIVKVTQNALIGIVTIALTAYFAFRIERRADAARPGIGEFWRRFPKFVLGFVAASVIATWWLSTVSAADGKAVIGVVNDLRVWFLILAFVSIGLEFRVASLREAGWRPVGVFAAATVVNVVVALGLALLLFSGFHVT, from the coding sequence ATGAGCACCGAGGGCCACCGGGACGCCCCGGTCGAGCCGCCCACCGGCCCCGGGGACGCGACGGTCCGCACGCCCGCCGGTCCCGGAGACGCGACAGCGCACACACCCGCCGGTCCCGGAGAAGCGGCGGTCCGCACACCCGCCGGTCCTGCGGACGCCTCCGGCGGCGGGCCGGGATGGGCGCTGCTCGGTGTCCTCGTCGTCCTGCTGCTGGGCGCGGGCACCCGCTACCTGGACAAGAACGTGCCCGGTCTGCTTGAGGGCACCGCGCTGGAGGACATCGGCGCGGCCGTCGAGTATCCGGTGTACGCGATCATCCTGGGGCTGGCGGGTAACGCCCTCCTCACCGCGAGCGGGCTGCGTGACCGCCTCGCCGCGGGCTTCCGCACCGAGTTCTTCATCAAGACGGGCCTGGTCCTGCTGGGCGCCTCGATCAATCTCAAGGTGATCGTGACGGCGGCGGGCCCGGCGATCATCCAGGCGATCGTGCTGATCACCACGGTGTTCCTGTTCACCTGGTGGCTCGGCGGCCGGTTCGGCCTGGACGACAAACTCCGTGCGCTGCTGTCGGCCGCGGTGTCGATCTGCGGGGTGAGCGCGGCCATTGCGGCGGCGGGCGCCGTACAGGCCAGGCGCGAGCAACTCGCCTACAGCGCCAGCCTGGTGATCGCGTTCGCGCTGCCGTCCATCTTCATCCTGCCCTGGCTGGCCGGCGCGTTCGGGCTCAGCCCCGAGGTGGCCGGGGCGTGGATCGGCGGCAACATCGACACCACCGCCGCGGTGACCGCCGCCGGCGCCATCGTCGGGGACGACGCGCTGGCGGTGGCGAGCATCGTGAAGGTCACCCAGAACGCCCTGATCGGCATCGTGACCATCGCGCTGACCGCCTACTTCGCCTTCCGGATCGAGCGCCGCGCGGACGCGGCGCGCCCGGGGATCGGCGAGTTCTGGCGCCGCTTCCCGAAGTTCGTGCTCGGCTTCGTCGCGGCCTCCGTGATCGCCACCTGGTGGCTGTCCACGGTGAGCGCCGCCGACGGCAAGGCGGTCATCGGAGTGGTCAACGACCTGCGGGTCTGGTTCCTGATCCTGGCCTTCGTCAGCATCGGCCTGGAGTTCCGGGTGGCCTCGCTCCGGGAGGCGGGCTGGCGCCCGGTCGGAGTCTTCGCCGCCGCGACCGTGGTCAACGTGGTCGTCGCCCTCGGACTGGCCCTCCTGCTGTTCAGCGGCTTCCACGTCACATGA
- the narI gene encoding respiratory nitrate reductase subunit gamma, whose protein sequence is MSWAEIALWVVTPYLTLVILVGGLLWRHHYDRFGWTTRSSELYESRLLRIGSPLFHFGLLFVIFGHVFGLVIPESWTDAIGMSETVYHAIALIVGGVAGVCTLAGIALLIYRRRTTGPVFMATTKNDKLMYVVLVAALLAGLMTTLLSSAFQSHDYRQTVSPWFRGIFVLQPDSAAMVRAPWTFKLHTLVGMLLIMLFPFTRLVHAFSAPVGYLFRPYVVYRSRAATGRQAVRAPRPGWDR, encoded by the coding sequence GTGAGCTGGGCCGAGATCGCCCTCTGGGTGGTCACGCCGTACCTGACGTTGGTGATCCTGGTCGGCGGGCTGCTCTGGCGGCACCACTACGACAGATTCGGCTGGACCACCCGATCCTCGGAGCTGTACGAGAGCCGGCTGCTGCGGATCGGCAGCCCGCTGTTCCACTTCGGACTGCTGTTCGTGATCTTCGGCCATGTGTTCGGGCTGGTGATCCCGGAGAGCTGGACGGACGCGATCGGGATGAGCGAGACGGTCTACCACGCGATCGCACTGATCGTGGGAGGCGTCGCGGGGGTGTGCACACTCGCCGGGATCGCCCTGCTGATCTACCGCCGCCGCACCACCGGCCCGGTCTTCATGGCCACCACGAAGAACGACAAGCTGATGTACGTCGTGCTGGTCGCCGCGCTCCTCGCCGGGCTCATGACCACGCTGCTCAGCTCCGCGTTCCAGTCCCACGACTACCGTCAGACGGTCTCTCCGTGGTTCCGTGGGATCTTCGTCCTGCAGCCCGACAGCGCGGCCATGGTCCGCGCCCCGTGGACCTTCAAGCTGCACACGCTGGTCGGCATGCTACTGATCATGCTGTTCCCCTTCACCCGCCTGGTGCACGCCTTCTCCGCGCCGGTGGGCTACCTGTTCCGCCCCTACGTCGTCTACCGCAGCCGCGCCGCGACCGGCCGCCAGGCCGTACGCGCCCCTCGTCCGGGGTGGGACCGATGA
- the narJ gene encoding nitrate reductase molybdenum cofactor assembly chaperone, which produces MSDHPDGPETARVVWQAAAHLLGYPEGDFWARLPLVRAAAGTRFGPFLDHLARTDRGELAAQYVETFDFRRRCCLYLTYYTDGDTRRRGESLAGLKTRYRAGGWELCEDELPDYLPVILEFAALDPGGAEILRENRAGLELLRLALHECTSPYGSVIDTVCAALPPISGAERAAVARLAGQGPPAESVGVYG; this is translated from the coding sequence ATGAGCGACCATCCCGACGGCCCTGAGACGGCCCGCGTGGTGTGGCAGGCCGCCGCACACCTGCTCGGCTACCCGGAGGGGGACTTCTGGGCGCGGCTGCCGCTGGTCCGCGCGGCGGCGGGCACCCGTTTCGGACCGTTCCTGGACCACCTCGCGCGGACGGACCGCGGTGAGCTGGCCGCGCAGTACGTGGAGACCTTCGACTTCAGGCGCCGGTGCTGCCTCTACCTGACCTACTACACCGACGGGGACACCCGGCGGCGGGGCGAGTCGCTGGCCGGGCTGAAGACCCGCTACCGGGCCGGCGGGTGGGAGCTGTGCGAGGACGAACTGCCCGACTACCTGCCGGTGATCCTGGAGTTCGCCGCGCTCGACCCGGGTGGGGCCGAGATCCTGCGGGAGAACCGGGCCGGGCTGGAACTGCTGCGGCTGGCGTTGCACGAGTGCACCTCGCCGTACGGGTCGGTGATCGACACCGTGTGCGCCGCGCTCCCGCCGATCAGCGGGGCCGAGCGGGCGGCGGTGGCCCGGCTGGCCGGCCAGGGGCCGCCGGCGGAGTCCGTGGGGGTCTACGGGTGA
- a CDS encoding cellulose binding domain-containing protein yields the protein MRFRRTAVAVLAALGLMAVAAPAQAAASPTAVFTKVSDWGSGFEGKYTITNGGTTTVNGWSVAFDLPSGASVGSFWDASLSRSGQRFTFTNVGWNGTLAPGASASFGFNGSPGGVTPSNCTLNGSPCGGGTGNPGAPGTPGAVSATGGANSVALSWGASSGTVTGYRVYEGTALKTTVTGTGATISGLGTCQTHTYTVKAYNTVGESAGSSGSATTTGCTNPDPVGKMAGAPYLYTGWGNPPSPATVMSATGVKSFTMAFILSSGGCNPAWDGQRPLTGGADQAAINQIKAAGGSVQISFGGWQGNKLGPNCSTPAAFAGAVQQVINAVGPAVVDFDIENTDEFENYTVQDRILNGLKIVKANNPNVKVVVTFGTSTTGPTAPGIRLINQAKALGVPIDNYTIMPFDFGGGANMYQSTVNAAEGLKNALKSANGWTDAQAYARSGISGMNGLSDQQEQTSPAQWTQIRDWAKSKGLTRFAFWSVNRDRPCPGGGVQESCSGIAQADWEFTRITAGF from the coding sequence ATGAGATTTCGTCGAACAGCAGTCGCGGTCCTGGCCGCACTCGGCCTGATGGCGGTCGCGGCGCCCGCCCAGGCCGCGGCGTCTCCCACCGCCGTCTTCACCAAGGTCTCCGACTGGGGCAGTGGTTTCGAGGGCAAGTACACGATCACCAATGGCGGTACGACCACGGTCAACGGTTGGTCGGTGGCGTTCGATCTGCCGTCGGGTGCGTCGGTCGGTTCCTTCTGGGACGCTTCGCTGAGCCGGAGCGGGCAGCGTTTCACTTTCACCAATGTCGGGTGGAACGGCACGCTGGCTCCGGGCGCGTCGGCGAGTTTCGGTTTCAACGGCAGTCCGGGTGGTGTCACTCCTTCCAACTGCACGCTCAACGGCAGTCCCTGCGGGGGCGGCACCGGTAATCCCGGCGCCCCCGGCACCCCCGGCGCGGTGTCGGCGACGGGCGGTGCGAACAGTGTCGCGCTGTCCTGGGGCGCGTCGAGCGGCACGGTCACCGGTTACCGCGTCTACGAGGGCACGGCTCTGAAGACCACCGTCACCGGGACCGGCGCCACGATCTCCGGCCTGGGCACCTGCCAGACGCACACCTACACGGTCAAGGCGTACAACACCGTCGGTGAGTCGGCCGGCAGTTCGGGCAGCGCCACCACCACCGGCTGCACCAACCCCGACCCGGTCGGCAAGATGGCCGGTGCGCCGTACCTCTATACCGGCTGGGGTAACCCGCCCAGCCCGGCCACGGTCATGAGCGCCACCGGAGTCAAGTCGTTCACCATGGCGTTCATCCTGTCCAGCGGCGGCTGCAACCCGGCGTGGGACGGGCAGCGCCCGCTCACCGGCGGTGCCGACCAGGCGGCGATCAACCAGATCAAGGCCGCGGGCGGCAGCGTGCAGATCTCCTTCGGCGGCTGGCAGGGCAACAAGCTCGGTCCGAACTGCTCCACCCCGGCGGCCTTCGCCGGCGCCGTGCAGCAGGTCATCAACGCCGTCGGCCCAGCGGTGGTCGACTTCGACATCGAGAACACCGACGAGTTCGAGAACTACACCGTCCAGGACCGGATCCTCAACGGCCTGAAGATCGTCAAGGCGAACAACCCGAACGTCAAGGTCGTCGTCACCTTCGGCACCTCGACCACCGGACCGACCGCCCCCGGCATCCGCCTGATCAACCAGGCCAAGGCGCTGGGCGTGCCGATCGACAACTACACGATCATGCCGTTCGACTTCGGCGGCGGCGCGAACATGTACCAGAGCACGGTCAACGCGGCCGAAGGCCTGAAGAACGCACTGAAGTCGGCCAACGGCTGGACCGACGCGCAGGCCTACGCCCGCTCGGGCATCTCCGGCATGAACGGCCTGTCCGACCAGCAGGAGCAGACCTCCCCGGCCCAGTGGACCCAGATCCGCGACTGGGCCAAGTCCAAGGGCCTGACCCGCTTCGCGTTCTGGTCCGTCAACCGCGACCGCCCCTGCCCCGGCGGCGGCGTCCAGGAGAGCTGCAGCGGCATCGCCCAGGCCGACTGGGAGTTCACCCGGATCACCGCGGGCTTCTAG
- a CDS encoding response regulator transcription factor, with the protein MIRVLLADDEAMIRAGVRAILATDHGIEVVAEAGDGREAVTLALGHRPDIVLLDIRMPRMDGLAALAELRRVAPASAVVMLTTFGEDDYIARALGEGAGGFLLKSGDPRELLAGIHAVADGAAYLSPRVAHRVIAELAGGRRMTRATAARERVAALTPRERDVLALVGAGLSNGQIARRLYLVEGTVKAHVSAILTRLGARNRVQAAILAYEAGLPDSVEPPDGGVG; encoded by the coding sequence GTGATCCGGGTACTGCTGGCCGACGACGAGGCCATGATCCGAGCCGGGGTGCGCGCGATCCTGGCCACCGACCACGGGATCGAGGTGGTCGCGGAGGCGGGCGACGGGCGGGAGGCGGTCACCCTGGCGTTGGGCCACCGCCCCGACATCGTCCTGCTCGACATCCGGATGCCCCGGATGGACGGGCTCGCGGCCCTGGCCGAGCTACGCCGGGTGGCACCCGCGAGTGCCGTCGTGATGCTGACCACCTTCGGTGAGGACGACTACATCGCCCGGGCGCTGGGCGAGGGCGCGGGAGGGTTCCTGCTCAAGTCCGGTGACCCGCGCGAGCTGCTGGCCGGGATCCACGCCGTCGCCGACGGAGCCGCCTACCTGTCGCCGCGCGTCGCGCACCGCGTCATCGCCGAGCTCGCGGGCGGCCGCCGGATGACCCGCGCGACGGCCGCCCGCGAGCGGGTGGCCGCGCTCACGCCCCGGGAGCGCGACGTGCTGGCGCTGGTCGGGGCAGGGCTGTCCAACGGGCAGATCGCCCGTCGCCTGTATCTGGTGGAGGGCACCGTCAAGGCCCACGTGAGCGCCATCCTCACCCGGCTCGGCGCGCGCAACCGGGTCCAGGCCGCGATCCTCGCCTACGAGGCCGGGCTGCCGGACTCGGTCGAGCCGCCGGACGGCGGAGTCGGCTGA
- a CDS encoding VC0807 family protein has protein sequence MSHVPVVLPRLTVLARQAVPKVLEGVVAPLAVFYAALAVLGERGALITAVSWVYAGVGWRLIRRVRVPGTMVLAAIAITLRALIGLWTGSMKFFLLQPELGTICISMVFLASVRLNRPLVQRLTLDYIHLPAAVLKHERVRRFFARITLLWAFVLLTNSAVSIWLLVHQSVSTYLLVRTSVVALISGLAVAVSVYAFRRVLRRLQHDQPPALTSA, from the coding sequence ATGAGCCATGTACCCGTCGTCCTCCCCCGCCTCACCGTCCTGGCCCGGCAGGCGGTGCCGAAGGTGCTGGAAGGCGTCGTCGCCCCCCTCGCCGTCTTCTACGCCGCGCTGGCCGTCCTCGGTGAGCGCGGCGCGCTCATCACGGCGGTGAGCTGGGTCTACGCAGGAGTGGGCTGGCGGTTGATCCGGCGGGTCCGAGTGCCGGGGACGATGGTCCTCGCAGCCATCGCGATCACCCTGCGGGCGCTGATCGGGCTGTGGACCGGGAGCATGAAGTTCTTCCTCCTCCAGCCCGAGCTGGGGACGATCTGCATCAGTATGGTCTTCCTGGCGTCGGTACGGCTGAACCGACCGCTGGTGCAGAGACTGACCCTCGACTACATCCACCTGCCCGCGGCGGTGCTGAAGCACGAACGGGTCCGCCGGTTCTTCGCCCGGATCACCCTGCTGTGGGCCTTCGTGCTGCTGACCAACTCCGCGGTGAGCATCTGGCTTCTGGTCCACCAGTCGGTCAGCACCTACCTGCTGGTCCGCACCTCGGTCGTCGCCCTGATCAGCGGCCTGGCGGTGGCCGTGTCGGTCTACGCCTTCCGGCGCGTGCTCCGCCGCCTCCAGCACGACCAGCCCCCCGCCCTCACCTCCGCCTAG
- the narH gene encoding nitrate reductase subunit beta, whose protein sequence is MAQIAMVMNLDKCIGCHTCSVTCKQTWTNRSGVEYVWFNNVETRPGLGYPRRYQDQEKWRGGWELDRKGRLTLKSGGRLRRLLSIFANPIMPSIQDYYEPWTYDYENLTSAPLSEHVPVAPPRSLISNRPMAVRWGANWDDDLGGGPALAARDPVVEKIGDRVRLDFENAFMFYLPRICEHCLNPACVAACPSGAMYKRSEDGIVLVDQDRCRGWRMCVTGCPYKKVYFNHRTGKAEKCTLCYPRVEVGLPTVCSETCVGRLRYLGVLLYDADRVTEAASVPDDQDLYEAQLSLFLDPGDPEVAEAARRSGIPDDWLAAALRSPIHDLIVKYRIALPLHPEYRTMPMVWYVPPLSPVVDALAGSGHDGEDAGNLFGAIETLRIPVEYLAELFTAGDPAPVTASLRRLAAMRAHMRRINLGEEPDPSIGARAGLTGDDIDGMYRLLALARYEDRYVIPTAYTTQPGAVEEIGCSLDYDGGPGMTGPFGEASGQPVPVSIESFHSLKQRQTSEEVTHDRVNLLNWDGKGVPKGMFPRKGNR, encoded by the coding sequence ATGGCCCAGATCGCCATGGTGATGAACCTGGACAAGTGCATCGGCTGCCACACCTGTTCCGTGACCTGCAAGCAGACATGGACCAACCGGAGCGGTGTGGAGTACGTCTGGTTCAACAACGTCGAGACCCGGCCAGGGCTGGGATACCCGCGCCGCTACCAGGACCAGGAGAAGTGGCGGGGCGGCTGGGAGCTCGACCGCAAGGGGCGGCTGACGCTCAAATCCGGCGGGCGGCTGCGCAGGCTGCTGAGCATCTTCGCCAACCCGATCATGCCGTCCATCCAGGACTACTACGAGCCCTGGACCTACGACTACGAGAACCTCACCTCGGCACCGTTGTCGGAGCACGTCCCGGTGGCCCCGCCGCGTTCACTGATCAGCAACCGGCCGATGGCTGTGCGGTGGGGCGCGAACTGGGACGACGACCTCGGCGGCGGCCCCGCACTGGCCGCCCGCGACCCGGTGGTGGAGAAGATCGGCGACCGGGTGCGGCTCGACTTCGAGAACGCCTTCATGTTCTACCTCCCCCGGATCTGCGAGCACTGCCTCAATCCGGCGTGCGTCGCGGCGTGCCCCTCCGGTGCGATGTACAAGCGGTCGGAGGACGGGATCGTCCTGGTGGACCAGGACCGGTGCCGGGGCTGGCGGATGTGCGTCACCGGATGCCCGTACAAGAAGGTCTACTTCAACCATCGGACCGGCAAGGCCGAGAAGTGCACGCTCTGCTACCCCCGGGTGGAGGTCGGGCTGCCGACGGTCTGCTCGGAGACGTGCGTGGGGCGGCTGCGCTACCTCGGGGTGCTCCTCTACGACGCCGACCGGGTCACCGAGGCCGCCTCGGTGCCCGACGACCAGGACCTGTACGAGGCGCAGCTGTCACTGTTCCTCGACCCCGGCGATCCGGAGGTGGCCGAGGCGGCGAGGCGGTCGGGCATCCCCGACGACTGGCTGGCGGCGGCCCTCCGGTCACCGATCCACGACCTGATCGTCAAATACCGGATCGCGCTGCCGCTGCATCCGGAGTACCGGACGATGCCGATGGTCTGGTACGTGCCGCCGCTGTCGCCCGTGGTCGACGCGCTGGCCGGGAGCGGGCACGACGGGGAGGACGCCGGCAACCTGTTCGGCGCCATCGAGACCCTGCGCATCCCGGTGGAGTATCTGGCCGAGCTCTTCACCGCCGGGGACCCGGCACCGGTGACGGCCTCGCTGCGGCGGCTGGCCGCGATGCGCGCCCACATGCGCAGGATCAACCTCGGCGAGGAGCCCGACCCGTCGATCGGCGCGCGCGCCGGACTGACCGGCGACGACATCGACGGCATGTACCGGCTGCTGGCACTGGCCAGATACGAGGACCGGTATGTGATCCCGACGGCCTACACCACCCAGCCCGGGGCGGTCGAGGAGATCGGCTGCAGCCTCGACTACGACGGCGGCCCCGGCATGACGGGCCCGTTCGGCGAGGCCTCCGGACAGCCGGTGCCGGTGTCGATCGAGAGCTTCCACTCGCTCAAGCAGCGCCAGACGAGTGAGGAGGTCACCCATGATCGCGTCAACCTCCTCAACTGGGACGGGAAGGGCGTCCCCAAGGGCATGTTCCCCAGGAAGGGCAACCGTTGA
- the leuE gene encoding leucine efflux protein LeuE has protein sequence MFFGVTDIWTYVIGAFLIILLPGPNSLYVLSTAAQRGVREGYRGAMGVFLGDTVLMVLAAAGAASLLRSTPILFDVVKYAGAAYLAWLGFQMLRGAWRSWRATEISEAVPSEKATAENPFRKALTISLMNPKAILFFISFFIQFVDPAYGTPAVPFLILGAICQLFSAVYLSALIFGGTFLARQFRARRKLSAGLTSGVGALFIGFGARLATATLG, from the coding sequence ATGTTCTTCGGCGTCACCGACATCTGGACTTACGTCATCGGTGCCTTCCTCATCATCCTGCTGCCCGGCCCGAACTCCCTCTACGTGCTCAGCACCGCCGCGCAGCGCGGAGTGCGGGAGGGGTACCGCGGGGCGATGGGCGTCTTCCTCGGTGACACCGTCCTGATGGTGCTCGCCGCCGCGGGGGCCGCCTCGCTCCTGAGGTCGACACCGATCCTGTTCGACGTCGTCAAGTACGCCGGAGCGGCCTACCTGGCGTGGCTCGGGTTCCAGATGCTGCGGGGGGCCTGGCGTTCCTGGCGGGCGACGGAGATCTCGGAGGCCGTCCCGTCGGAGAAGGCGACCGCGGAGAACCCGTTCCGCAAGGCACTGACGATCAGCCTGATGAACCCGAAGGCGATCCTGTTCTTCATCTCGTTCTTCATCCAGTTCGTGGATCCCGCCTACGGCACACCCGCGGTGCCGTTCCTCATCCTGGGGGCGATCTGCCAGCTGTTCAGCGCGGTCTACCTCTCCGCCCTGATCTTCGGCGGAACGTTCCTGGCCCGCCAGTTCCGGGCACGCCGCAAGCTGTCGGCCGGGCTGACCTCGGGGGTGGGCGCGCTGTTCATCGGCTTCGGGGCGAGGCTGGCCACCGCGACGCTCGGCTGA
- a CDS encoding type II toxin-antitoxin system VapB family antitoxin, with protein sequence MKTTVDIPDGLLREARQVARAEGTTLRSLVEEGLRSVLARRAQREGYRLPDATVGGHGLQPQAQDSSWEDIRSPVYGDRL encoded by the coding sequence GTGAAGACGACCGTGGACATTCCCGATGGACTCCTGAGGGAGGCCCGTCAGGTGGCTCGGGCCGAGGGGACGACGTTGCGGTCGCTGGTCGAGGAAGGGCTGCGCTCCGTGCTCGCGCGACGGGCGCAGAGGGAGGGTTACCGGCTGCCCGACGCGACCGTGGGCGGCCATGGCCTGCAGCCGCAGGCCCAAGACTCGTCATGGGAGGACATCCGGTCGCCGGTCTACGGAGATCGCCTGTGA